The Planctomycetaceae bacterium genome segment TTCCTTACGCAGTTTTTCATCAGTAACGACAACAAACCGCCAGTCCTGCAGATTCTTGGCCGATGGCGCGAGCCTTGCCGCTTCGATTATCCTGTCGAGTTTGTCCTTTTCGACCGGTTTTGAAGCATAGCTTCGACAAGCATACCGTTTTTTTATTGCTTCGTATAAATCCATAAGGCGGCTATTATAATCGGTCAATTTTTATCGTCAAGAATTAAGAAAGAGAAATGACAAGATTAAATTGTGCAGGTTAACATATTTAAAATAAAAAGGCCGATATCAAATGTCGGCCTTTTTTGTTAATCTTTGTTATATTATTACTTTTTTCTCAAAAGCAAGCCGCCCAAAGTCAGAAGCAGAACTGTTGTTGGCTCTGGAATAACCAGCGATACTGATGCAGCTCCTACTACTCCATCCGCGAATACTATTCCGCCGCGATATGTAGTTTCTGTCGAAATATTCAAAGTGGTTTCAGTTGCACCATTTAAATCTATCTGCAGCACTACCAAGTCGGATAAATCCAATGGAATCGAATTGGAATTTGCGTACATTCCTAAATCGAGTAGATTAACAATCCAATCAAGATTAATATCTCCCGCACTAAAATCGCCATTTATCAGCCAGTTTTCTACAACCACTCTCAAATCAAGCAAATCAACAAACCCGTCATAATTCAAATCTAATTCCGGAAGATAATCATCGTATCCAGCTTCGCTGCAAAGAATATCCGCTGCCATTTCAAGAGTTATTGCGTTTGTCCCCAGACTTCCATATACTCCAGGATAACCAACCGGCGAAACCGGCGTACCCCAACTGGTTACAACACCAGACATATCCATCATAATTGTACTGGGGTATATTGGAAAATATGAACTTGCTGAAACCAAACTGGTAAAAGTTGCGCCATTCGTCAAAGTTGCATTTAACGCGATTCCCACAGGAACATTTAAACTATCTGCCCCACTGTAGCCGATTGCAACTTTTCCATCACCAAGATTGATTGCCGTAAGCTGAAAACCAGCGGTTGCAAAAAGTGATGAGCTTAAAGT includes the following:
- a CDS encoding PEP-CTERM sorting domain-containing protein (PEP-CTERM proteins occur, often in large numbers, in the proteomes of bacteria that also encode an exosortase, a predicted intramembrane cysteine proteinase. The presence of a PEP-CTERM domain at a protein's C-terminus predicts cleavage within the sorting domain, followed by covalent anchoring to some some component of the (usually Gram-negative) cell surface. Many PEP-CTERM proteins exhibit an unusual sequence composition that includes large numbers of potential glycosylation sites. Expression of one such protein has been shown restore the ability of a bacterium to form floc, a type of biofilm.), whose product is MKVSLRLVCCCIITLSSSLFATAGFQLTAINLGDGKVAIGYSGADSLNVPVGIALNATLTNGATFTSLVSASSYFPIYPSTIMMDMSGVVTSWGTPVSPVGYPGVYGSLGTNAITLEMAADILCSEAGYDDYLPELDLNYDGFVDLLDLRVVVENWLINGDFSAGDINLDWIVNLLDLGMYANSNSIPLDLSDLVVLQIDLNGATETTLNISTETTYRGGIVFADGVVGAASVSLVIPEPTTVLLLTLGGLLLRKK